The following nucleotide sequence is from Zea mays cultivar B73 chromosome 1, Zm-B73-REFERENCE-NAM-5.0, whole genome shotgun sequence.
AAGAGAATGAGGAGCCTATGACAAATAAGACATCGATGAGAATTGGTTGCCCTGCTTATGTGAAGGTGAAGGAGGACAAGAAGCGCAATATTTGGTATTTTCATCTTGTTCAGGAAGCACACAATCACAAACTTGAACCCTCACCAAGGATGGTGAGATATATGCATTCTCATAAGCAGAGGGAGGCAGCGTTGGATGACCTGTTTGCAATCATGTCAAAGAGTGGTGTGCCAACACAGGCAGCAATGAATGTAATGTCAGAATTATTTGGAGGCCGTCAAAACTGGCCGTTCACAGAGAAAGATGTCCATAACAAGTAGGTCATAAAAACTGACATCATATCTTTGTGCGATATATTGACAACAGCATCTTCATTTGTTTTTTCTTTTATGGTACAGGAAAGCTGAGCAAGCAAGGGAGGAGAGGGATGGTGACATGGATAAACTGTTCCAATTTTTCAGGGAGTGCAAAAAACACAATTAATACTTTTACTGGGATGTGGATTTTGAACCAAAAACAAATGTGCTTCGGAGCATTTTTTTGGTGTCATGCAAGTTAGCGTGCAGAATACAAGGATTTTGGGGATGTAGTCACATTTGACACAACACACAAGACTAACAACAAGCATATGTCGTTGGCCATGTTTGTGGGTTGCAGCAATAATTTGAAAATGTGTCCTTTGGCCAAGCACTTCTTCGGGATGAAACAATAGACACATTCAGATGGCTTTTTGAGACCTTTAAAAGTTGCATGGGTGGTCAGCAACCTTTTGTGATTCTTACAGGTATGCTTTGGCTACAAAAAAATGCTTGTCACATAATTACTGCTGTGTTGTTGCAACTGTATCTTTGAAGATGATTGCAATATTTTAAACTGCTTGATTGCAAACCTATTGGGGTTTTTTTGCTGATTTTTTTTTGACAAACAGATGAAAATGCAGCGatgaaggaagcaataaggattGTGTTTAACAAGACACAACACCGAAATTGCCGATGGCACATAACCAGAACATGGGATTACGAACTCGAGGAGCTGTACAAATTGCACAATGATAATAATCTAAAGGAGAAACTGCAGTCCCTGATAAACTATCCTCTGGGGCCCACACAATTTGAGGTGGAGTGGAATAAGCTGGTGGATGAATGTGGCATAAGAGAACACCCTGCAATTGTTGCATTGTGGCAGAAAAGGAAGAGATGGATAGCAACATATTTCAAAGGCATGTACTGTGGGCGAATGACTTCCACCCAGAGATCTGAGAGCCAAAACAGGGTTTTGAAAGATGGTTATGTTAACAATGTGACAAGCCTGCATATATTTGCAAAGAGGGTGCTTGACTCGATTCAGCACACAGACCACATGGATGCTGGGGAATCACACTACtcacaggtatttgcccacacccCTGAATTTTTTGGTCTGATTGTAAAAAAACTGTTAAACATAAATGATtccaactgctggtgtggtgtgattgcaactactgtataattctacccaaatatctgttaaaaaatgtaaacaaaatgattgcaactactgttgtgttgtaattgcaactgctggtgtggtgtggatgcaagcactgaataactctggggaattttgttaaacaaacaatgattacaactgttgtctggtgtaattgcaactgatggtctggtgtgattgcaacttctacataactatgcccaaaaattggttaaacaaacaatgattacaACTGTTGTctcgtgtaattgcaactgctgtctgatgtgattgcaactgctggtcttgaTGCAGACTGAAGTTGTCAGAGCCTGCAAATCAAGATTTGATGAGCAACTCAGCAGGGTGTACACCAGGGCTGTGTACAATGAATACAAGAGGGAATATATTAACAGCACAGCTTTTGTGATAGAGCCTGATCCGGGAGTGGAATGCGGTTACTTGGTGAAACATGAGAAAGGCGATGGGACATTTTGCTGGGCACAACACGCATTCAAAGTGGTGGCTGACAAAGCAGCAGGCGTGTATAAATGTGAATGCATGCAGTGGGAGCATACAGGTGAGATGAATTGCAACCTCGTTACATTAACAAAATTAAACATTGATGTTCCTGCATATTTACATCCAAATTGCAACAAAAAAATGCAGGTCTGTTCTGCATGCACATAATAAAGGCATTCACCCACCTCCAAGTCCAAAACATACCTGAAAAGTACATTCTGAAGCGATATACACGTAATGCAAGATCTGTGGTTCCGTGGGACCGGCACGATGTGAGTGTTGGTGGTCAAAATGAGACAGAGCAGTCAAGGTTGTCGAAGCTGCTGCCAAAGTTAATGCGACTGGGAAGAGCGGGAAGCAAATCTGATAGAGCATACACTGAAACTATCAGGCACATCGACATGATAACTCCTGGGATTGAGCTTCTACGAACAGCGGAGATTGGTCCGATTGGTCCGGACGAAGCAACAAATACTGAGTTGCAGCAAGATGCAGAAGGACGGCGGAATATTGGTCCCATTGCACCAACACAACAAAGTTCTGACAACAATATAGAACctgttgtgatgccaactggacctACACCACCACCGGAATCGGGCCTGAATCCAGATTCTGCAAACTGCCTCACTGATCTAAGATTGACTGAACCGCCAGTGTCGCGCATGAAGGGTAGGAAGTCTGCCAGTGGGGCTAAATGTGCTAAAAATAGTGTAGAACCTGCTAATCCATACAGCACATATAGTGGTGGTCAGGCATAAGAGAGTGCCAAACCTGCCATGTTAGGGGGCACTATAGCACAACATGCCTTCAGAACCCAAACAGAAGCAGAGCGGCCGAGAACAAGGACAAAAAGAGAAGTGCGAAAACTGTAGGTTGGACTCCAAGAAAAAGAGGTCGCCCAACAATAAAAAAAGGACTAGATGGGAATCAAGATGAGGCACAGAGTGAGGGGGATGATACACAGCAATCTGGGTGCACTATGGCGGTGCAGGAGTCAGCAGCATACGCGGTGATTGCAAGAATTAGGAGGGCGACAACTTGCCATGTTAATTACCAGGACGAAAGTGATTAAGGATGACTATGAATCTGACTGAATCTCCAATGTAATATTTCAATTTTATCTTATTTTATAACTATGTGTAAGTTAAACTCAATAATGACTGTGTGACTGTTCGGAAAACAGTGGACACACATGACCAACCAATTGCAACATCGTAGTTGCGCTGATTGCAACTGTATGTATACACTGAATAATACATGAATCTGTGTTATCTGTTTACGTCTCGACAtataattaaaatatatcttGTTTTATTATCATATAACAGTTGCTACTACTCATAAACAGGTTTGCAAAGTTTGCCATCATGCTGGTTACCAAACATAGAAATAAAAATGAGTGGTCAGGGTCAGTTGCAACTACGATTACAATTTCAGTTGCAACTGTAACATATACGCTGCTACTACTCATAAACAGGTTTGCAAAGTTTGCCATCATGCTGGTTACCAAACATAGAAATAAAAATGAGTGGTCATGGTCAGTTGCAACTACGATTACAATTTCAGTTGCAACTGAAACATATACGCTGGTTGCAACTGCCTCATATGGAAGGGCTCCACCTCGCCGGTGGGTACAGAACACAAACATATACATTGGTTGCAACTGCAATGGCTGGGATTTTTCAAACAAAATTGGAAACTGCAGTTTAGAGTACGATAACAACTAGATGAATAGACCAGTTGCAAATGGAACCAGTGCGCTGGTTGCAACCTAAACAGCATTACTAGATTGTTTCTGGAGATAACATAACACAACTGATTGTTTCTGACTACTGCATAACACAACAGATTGTTTTTGCATGAATCTAATTGTTCGACTGACTACTATCCCATTCAATTGGCAACGGACGACCTCCAATTCTAAACTTATCAAGCGAACCAGGAATTTCAGCTTGGTTCAAAGGGTGGAAGATCTCGTAATGCAACAGCTCACATCTGTATATCGGGCCCTTCAACTGCAATGGCATAAAAACATCATAATGGTCCGTGACTATATTATGATGCACACATAGAAAACAAACAAAAAACACCAAAACAGATAGAAAATCAGTTGACAGCATGGCTAACCGAATTGATTTCCTTGGTCATTTTGTCCCCATCATAATATTCCATGTACTTCCATACAAAAAAAAAAGACAATCGCTTTGACCTGCTTGCTTTGGCACATCAATAAAAGGCCGCCTCCACTTGCTAACTCTGGGTAACTTGAGGTTGGAAACTTTCTGGAAGGCTGCATCAATGATTGGGATTTTGGCAAAGACAGCCTTGTGTCGTTCTTCCTGATTAGAACAATTCAGGAAGTGGTCGTTCGAGTCCAGCACATCAATACGCTTATGGATAAAATTGAAGCAATATACAAAATAGTGAGCACCATCTTTGATAGGGACAAAAACCTGGTGCAAGAAAGGAGTAGAAAACTAATTACTAAAAATGGAAAACATATATGAAAAAAGAAGTTGCAAGAAAAAAGTATAGACAGTTGCAAAGTATGTGTCCTGGTGATTGCAACTGTAAATGATGGAAAGTAAAAAATTGTAGGTATGAAAAAAGTGGGTTGGGGAAAAGGTCTGCTAACCAATTTTGCTCTTGACAAATCATAGTTTTCGCACTCAGATATCAGATTATTCCATACATATATGAATTCTTCCGTCTCAGATTTATCAGCGTTGAGTACTGCTTCACACGTTGATACATTGAACTGTATGTGTTTTCCAGTTTGGAGAATAACTAAAAAAGAGAAATGATAAATGATTAAATTAGTTTAAACACATAAATGCAAGACAGTATACAAAAAATACATGGTTTTGGAGAAGAAACTTACATAAAAACCAGTGGTCAGAAACACTCTGTATCCACAAGAATCAACCTTGTGCACAATATCATCATGTCGCATGCAGTGCACGAAAAAGTCTATGATTCCTGACTCACCAAGGGTGTCATTAGAAAAAGATGTTAAAATTTTCTCGCCAGTTAGTCCAACAAGAAGGCCAAACTCCAACAAAATTCTCCTGCatcaacaaaaaaaaagaaaaaacatatggatttgttgggggccttcgtcctccgaaggtcctcaaaaacatgatttaacaatgttttccaagtggattatgtgaacaggtaccttcggactcagaattacgaacatgaagtgcggtcaggacgaagcctgaaccagacgaaggacgggctgattaccaagctccacgaaggatggtgcacagccgaagctgtgcgcagggaagcttcgtcgcgatagcagagaggggaaccgacttaaagatgaaaagactacgtggaccttgtcaggtttccataagtcattgacaaatgtaatggacataaatgtaattttacgtgggttgcgtctcgcgtctataaatagatgaacagtactctcgtactgttcacgctgacttggcatttgcttttgcgtcacgcttgtactttttatcttctctcaggaccgaaggtacatttgtaatttgaaatcatttctatttttccatgttaataaaatagaaatgatcctatgatgatgcttatattatatttcatgctttatatgaatcctccgtcattacttgttatgtttacgaaggtatgtttcttatgaccttcgtccgaaactcattatttcccgaagggacataatgcttcgaaggacgaaggactttaacacttaacactttttatgttgccttgttcttaattcttagcatttgagaacaagtccccaacattggcgcccacctccggtgaactcacttccacttcgagttttttgaacaccttcggaagctatagaccctcgctatggcaccgaagaaagcttcagcgactggggctgcagcactgcaaccgctggaccccaaccaggagaccgtctctctccgggaggcccgaaaccagaagaggaaggctgtcagcccgacgattcaggaggatgaactagaccaagagatcagggacatggagatgctacatcaacaggtgcagaggaagaaggagaagatggccaggctagctgagctgcagaggcagatagacgaagcttctgaagaagtccgtcaccttacccacgatgagcagaaccgaaggcctcaacaaaaagaccttcatcaggagggcttcttcaatgaagatgactggtatgataattttcatcatggaaattttgttttcgacgatgcttctcctctgtccgctgagctgcaggctacaccttggccttcgtcctataagccaccccagcttcccatgttcgatggccattcggacccgaagcagttcttgatgagttacgaagcaacagtgtcttcgtatggtggcaatgctgcagtaatggcaaagtctttcgttatggccgtcaggagtgttgctcagacctggtattcctcccttcggccaggaacgatcacttcatggcagaagctgaaggatatgttattgaccagctttcaaggatttcagacgaagccggtcactgctcaagccttgttccagtgcactcaggatcatgaagaataccttcaggcgtatgtcagaaggttcttgcgtttgagggcacaggcaccaacggtgcccaatgaaattgtcaccgaagccatgatcaaggggcttcgtcctggacctgctgctcaatactttgctaggaagcctcctcagaccctggagaagctgctccaaaagatggacgagtacattcgtgctgacaatgacttttgccaaagaagggaggaggccttcagattttccgaaatgaccaggggcttcggaggaagatcctatccgaggcatgtcaggtccatccacaactccactcagaatgatgataaggggagtcagcagaacagaccgcagtgctcttcacaggcttcggggcaacagcaaagctccttccgaccaccagctccaagaggcagaggcgccaggggcttcggcggaagattcggggatcaacccagaagaatattttg
It contains:
- the LOC103644615 gene encoding protein FAR1-RELATED SEQUENCE 5-like; this translates as MGGQQPFVILTDENAAMKEAIRIVFNKTQHRNCRWHITRTWDYELEELYKLHNDNNLKEKLQSLINYPLGPTQFEVEWNKLVDECGIREHPAIVALWQKRKRWIATYFKGMYCGRMTSTQRSESQNRVLKDGYVNNVTSLHIFAKRVLDSIQHTDHMDAGESHYSQTEVVRACKSRFDEQLSRVYTRAVYNEYKREYINSTAFVIEPDPGVECGYLVKHEKGDGTFCWAQHAFKVVADKAAGVYKCECMQWEHTGLFCMHIIKAFTHLQVQNIPEKYILKRYTRNARSVVPWDRHDVSVGGQNETEQSRLSKLLPKLMRLGRAGSKSDRAYTETIRHIDMITPGIELLRTAEIGPIGPDEATNTELQQDAEGRRNIGPIAPTQQSSDNNIEPVVMPTGPTPPPESGLNPDSANCLTDLRLTEPPVSRMKGRKSASGAKCAKNSVEPANPYSTYSGGQA